The sequence AGATCTCGAGGTCGTCGGCCGGCTCGTCTACGGCGCGATGGAATGTCGAATAGGGAATGACGATAAAATCGGAGCCGGCGATCGAGGTTATCCAGGGAGAGGCGATGGGCGCGTACACGCCGACCACGGTGTAACGCGCACCGTTCATCGTCAGCTCATTCCCGACGGCGTCGCCTCCGGGAAAGAACTTGCCGGCGACGCTCTGGGAGATCGCGACGACACGCGCGGCCGATGCAACGTCCTCTGCGTCGATCTTGCGGCCGGCGCTCATGCGCAGCGAATCGTCCTGATACGATCCGGTGGTCGAGACGGTATAATAGCCGTTGATCGTCCCGTAGAGCACCCTCCAGGTTCGCTGCCACGACGGCTGCACGTCGTGCACCTGATTGCCCAGCGCCGCTTGAATCGCGGCCGCGTCGCCGTAACGGAATTGTGCGCGTGCGGGAAAATCTTGCGAATCGTCGACCTGCACGACGATCGGGAACGTTCCAAACGAGGTAAACGTCCCGGCAATGCCGCTCGTCGCCGCCTTGCTGACGCCGAATACCGCGATGATCGAAGCGCTCCCGATGATCATCCCGAGCATGGTCAACATCGAGCGGGCCTTGTTGCGCCACAGCGATTCACACGCTTCCGACAGGTATTCCGCCAGACGAGTCATCGAACGAACGCTCAGGGTGAGCTGGAAGGGGAGGGCATCGGTGTGACGCGTGCGCCTGCGGCCAGAGCGGGTACCTTGGCGGCGACGATGACGTCGCCGGGTGCCAGCCCGGAGAGCACCTGGGTCATGCCGTTGCCGACGCGACCGGTCGAAATCGTACGCTTCGTTGCGACGCCGTCGTTCACGAGGTAGACGAACGACATCTTGCCCGTCTTTTGGATCGCCTCGGTCGGGACGGCGATGGCGTGCGGGATATCGGTCGTGAGGATGTCGATGTCGGCGTTCATGCCGTCTTTGAGAAACGAAGGCGAGCGGTCGAGGGAGATCGTGGTCAGAACTTGCATCGAGGTGCTCGAAGCATCGGTCGACTTCTGCGCAGCCGGATCGATCCGTACCACGTGACCGAGTATGACGTGACCGGGGAAGTCTTGCCCGCTGATCTTCGCGGTCTGCCCGAGATGTACGTTGATGATGTCCTGCTCGTCGACCTGTGCCTTGACGACGAAGCGGTTCTCGGCGGCGATCGTGAAGAGGCCTTCTCCGGCTGTTACCACGTCGCCGGGTTGCATCGTGCGCAGCGGGTTGCTGCTTTGCGCCGCCACCGTCTGTACGATACCGTTCATCGGGGCGACGATGCGGGTGAACGCAACCTGCTGTTGGTTCTGGGCGTTGATGATCTTGCTCTTCTCGGCATTTGCTTGCGCCGCTTGAACGCTGTCGATACCGTATCCCGAGACGGCGCCGAGCCGCAGTTGTTGCACCGCCTGGTCGTAGGCGACTTGTGCTTGGTCGAGTTTAGCCTTGTCGGCGTCGACCTGGCTGCGCGCGATCGCCTTTTGCGCGAGAAGCGCTGCGTCCGCCTCGTACACGCGGCGCGCTTCATCGAGCGCGCTCTTGGTGGTATCGACCTGTGCGAGATACTGCACGCGGGCGTTCTGCTCGTCGATACGGGCGGTCGAGACGTTCGCAACCGCGTTGGTGTAGTCGGCCTGCGAACTTGCCGCATTATAGTCGAGCGTCGGATTTTCGATCGTCGCGAGCAACTCGCCCGCGCTGACGCGGCTTCCCGCCTTCACATAAATCTGACCGAGGTTCCCGGCGACCAGCGTCGGCACCGTTACCGTCGTCGGGTTCATGACGACACCTTCTTCGGGGAGCGTTATGGTGAATGCCGAATAGGCGATCTTCTGCAGTTTGACCGGAAGTGCCGAGTCGTGGCCGTGCCGTCCGGCAAAGACGGCGAGAGCGACGATTGCGGCGATTGCTCCGACGACGATCAACGTGTTGCGCGTACGATTCATGCGATCCTTACTTCCACACTAAAGGTCGGCGACCGCGCTCGTCGCCGTATACGTACCGAGCGAGACGCGCAGCTTGACGATGGCCTCGACGTAATTGACCCGGGCGCTGACCAAGTCGTATTGCGCCGTGACCGATTGCTGCTGGGTTTGAATGACGTCCGCGAGGGCGATGAGGCCGTGCTGGTATTGCAGTTCGGCGATGCGGGCCGACTCCGTCCCGAGCCGTGACTCGTCGCGCGCATAGCTCAGCTGGGCAAGCGCCGTTTGCGCCGATCGATAGCTCTGGCGGACGTCGATTTCAACCTGCGTGCGCGCCTGGTCGAGCGCACGCTCCGCCGAGGTTATCTGTGCGTCGTCGTTGACGCGTTCCGCGTGGCGCTGTCCGTAATCGACCAGCGGCAACGTAAACGTCGAGGTCGCCGAGAGCGTCCAGAATCCCGGCGCGCCGCGCGGGAGCGTCACCAGTGCCCCGGTGCTGGTAACTCCGATCACTTCGCCCGCCAGCGTCGGAGCGAATTGATTGCCGAATGCGGCGCCGATCTGGATCTGCGGAAAGAGTTCGCGGTTCCATCCCTTGCGCGTGTCCTGCGCGGCAAGGACCGCGTCGTCGGCGGCCCTGACGTCGGGACGCTCGTTCAGCGCGATGTTTTCGAGTGTGCTCACCGGCTGCGCCGGAAGATTCGGCTGCGCGATCGTTTGCGGAAACGCGAAGGTTTGATCGAGCGGTGCGCCGATCGTTTGCGCCAGGTCTTCGGTCGCATCCGCCACGTCGGCGCGTGCGCCGATCAACGTCGAGGCGCTCTTCGCCTGTCCGACCTCGGCCTTGAGAACGTCGACGCCGGCTGCGACGCCCGCCTGCGCTTTGGCCTTCGCGGCTTCGACGAGGACGTTTTGATAGTTCAAGTCGGACGCGTCAACCGATACGATCGCTTGTTTCTGCACGACTGCGTAGAACGCGTTCGTCACGTTGGCGGCGACTTGGTCTTCGGTATTCGCGAGGGTCTCTTCGGCTTGTGAGGCCTGTGCCCGCGCCGACGCGAGTTGCAGGAACGAGAGGCCGCCGGTATCGAGGGTGTAGTTCGTTCCGATCTGCGCGGTATTTTGACTGAACACACTTTGTTGCTGCTGGCCGATGATCTCGTAGATACCGCCGTAATTCGAGTTCTTCTGCGCGTAATTCTGCAGTTCGCCGTTGACGGTAGGAAATGCGTTGGCGCGCGCTTGAGCAAGCGCATGCTGCGCCGCCGTCACCGACGCGTACTGCTGCGCCACCGTCGGGTTGTGGTTGAGCGCGTACGCGATCGCGCCGGGAAGCGTCATCGCGATCGCGAGGAGACTAGCGAGCAAATGCAGCGCCTATGAGCACCGGCACGAGGAAGGCCGCGATACCGCCGAGCCAGGCCGGCACGCGTGGAACGCGGCCGACGAACGAGATCGCCGCGATGCCTAGGCCGGTCGCCCACAGCGAAAACGGAGATATCGAGGCCAAGATGACGGCGAGCTTCGGCCCGGCTTGAGGTGCGAGCATGATGAGCGAGGGCATCGCCGCCGGAACGTCGATCGGCTTGGCGAAGCTGTCGGCGCCGCGAATGAGCACGATGAGCGCGTTTACGACGATACCCAAGCCCGGGATCACCGCGATGTTGCACGCGGCCGCCCAGTATTTGCCGAACGACCCCTCGCCATGTCCGATCCGATCGAAAATCAAGTAGACGACCGCCGAGATCAAGATGCCGATCGGCACGAAGATGATCGCGAAGATCCAGCCGTAGGCGCTGATCGCGAGCACGGTCTGGAGGCGTTCTTGCTGCTCGGCGCTGCTCAGTCCGGCGATGATCGGATTTTGGGCGACCATGTTCGGCCAATCGGTTGCAAGCGCGTGCTGGTTGGCGGGAACCATGAGGTAATAGCCGATCCCAAATAAGACGAGTGCAATCAACAAGGCCCAGCCCCAAGTGGGCGCGATGCGAATCGATTCGAACGCCGCCTTGGGGGCAACGACCGTGTCCCACGCGGTCTTCAGACCGTTGGCGGGTGGTGGACTCTCTACAGCCATTCTGGCACCTCTTTCAATGAAGCGTCGTAATCGGCTACAAACACTTGCTAGTGCTCGCGATGCGCAAATGTTTCAGGCGCGGGTCGTCCGAGCCTTCGACCACCGCCGCGTCGTCGGGCAGCGCCAGTAACTGATCGATCGTCGCCCGATGTTCGATCGCGGCCTGCACGGCGGCGAGCCGCCGGCGCCGCGCTTCGAGCAGGCGCAATTGGAGCAGCGTGCGCAGACGGCGCAGTGCGCGCGCGGAATAAAGCTGCGTTCGCACGCCCGAGCACGCGCCGGGTGTGAACGTCGGCGCCGGTGCGGCCGCCGCAAGGGAGGCGGCTAAGGCGAGCGAGGTCAGGACGACCCGCACGAGGTAACGGTTGAGCATGAACTCCCATCACGCGCCGGGCCCGGCGCGGAAAGTGGCTCCGTTTGAATCCTGACACGTTGATCGTGCCCGCCCCGCCCGGCGAGCCCTACACCCGGGTCGTTCCGCTCGGCGGCTGCGGCGAGATCGGCCGCAACATGACCGTGATCGAGACCAATGACGACTTGGTGGTGGTCGATTGCGGATTGATGTTCCCCGACGAGGAGATGTACGGCGTCGACATCGTGATCAGCGACTTCACCTACGTGCGCGAGCGCGCGCACAAGCTGCGCGCCGTGCTGGTGACGCACGGTCACGAAGATCACATCGGCGGTCTGCCCTACTTCATCAAGGAATTTCCGCACGTTCCGATCGTCGGCACGGCGCTCACCATCGCCCTCATCAAGGCCAAGTCGCGCGAGCACAAATTCGGCGAGATCGAATTCGTAACCGTCGAACCCGGCGCGCGCGTGCGGCACGGTTCGATCGAAACCGAATTCATCCACATCAATCATTCGGTTTCCGGGGCGTGCTCGCTCGCGCTGCGTACGCCGGTCGGCACGATCTTTCACACCGGAGATTTCAAGTTCGATCAAACGCCGATCGATGGCCGGCCCGCCGATTTTGCGCGCATCGCGCGCGTCGGAGAGGAGGGCGTCTTGTGCATGCTTTCCGATTCGACCAACGCCGAGCGGCCCGGCCACACGCTCTCCGAGCGGATCGTGGGCGAAGCGTTCACGGCGATCTTCCAGCGCGCGAAGGGCCGCATCGTCATCGCGTCCTTCGCATCGAACGTCCCGCGTATCCAGCAGGCCGTCGACCACGCCGTGCGCTTCGACCGCAAGATCGCCTTCCTCGGGCGTTCGATGCAGAACGTCGTGCACTTCTCGAGCGAACTGGGCTACCTGCGGATCCCGCCCGACACGGCAATCAAAATCGAGGACGTCGATAATTTTCCGCCCGAGCGCATCGCGGTGATGACGACCGGCTCGCAGGGCGAGCCGATGAGCGGGCTCGCGCGGATGTCGGTGCGCGATCACAAACGCTTTCGTATCGTCCCCGGCGACACGGTCGTGGTAAGCGCGACCCCGATTCCGGGAAACGAGCGCAGCGTCTACCGGACGATCAACAACCTCTCGAAGCTCGGCGCAACCGTGATTCACGGTACCGACGGGCGATCGCACGTCTCCGGACACGGCTCGCAAGAAGAGCTCTTGCTGATGCTCAATCTCGTTCGGCCGGAATTCTTCATCCCGGTGCATGGCGAATACCGCATGCTCATGCAGCACGGGAAGCTGGCGGTGCAGACCGGTGTCGAAGCCGGTAATGTCTTCGTCTCCGAGGACGGCGACGTGCTCGAGTTCACCCGTGAATACGGCGATAAGATCGGCAAGACGTACGGCGGCAACGTGTTGGTCGACGGGTCGGGCATCGGCGACGTCGGTGAAGCGGTGTTGCGCGATCGCAAAGCACTTTCGAACGACGGCATCGTGATTGTGGTCGTTGCTATCGACGCCGAGGAAGCGCACGTCATCGGCGAACCGGATCTCATCTCGAAGGGCGTCTTCTACTTGCCCGAATCCGATGGGGTTCTCGATCAACTGCGCGCCGAGTTGCGCAGCGCGATCGCGGAAGTCTCCGTCGATGCCCTCCGCGACGTCAACACGATGAAGGAACACATTCGCAGCACGCTCACCCGCGCGATCCACGCGCGCACGAAGCGCCGCCCGGTCGTCATCCCGGTGGTGATGGAGGTCTAGCGAGCCATCGGCGGGATTGCGCTGAGCCTGCTCGCGGCGTTCACCTATGGCGCCGCGGATTTTTTGGGCGGTCTTGCGACCCGCCGCACGCCGATGATCGCGGTCGTGGTCATTTCGCAGGCGTTCGGTTTCGTGTTGCTGCTGGCCGTGCTGCCGTTCACGCCGGCGCACGTCGTGCCGAGCGATTATCTCTTCGGCGTGCTGGCCGGCATCTTCGGAGCGCTCGGGATCGCGCTGCTCTATCACGCGCTCTCAGTCGGAAAGATGGGGGTCGTTTCACCGGTCACGGCGGTTATCGCACCGATATTGCCGCTCGTCGTGGGGATCGTTCGCGGCGAGCATCTGACGCCTGCTCAGATTCTCGGCTTGCTCTTCGCGCTCGTCGCGATCGTGCTGATCTCGCTTTCGACCGAAAATTCGGGCGAACGCGAGATCGTCACCGCCGGCGTGCGTGAAGCGGTCGTGGCCGGCTTTGCCTTCGGCGCCTTCTTCATTCTGCTTTCCTACACGCACCCGGCGGCAGGCTTGCACAATTTGGTCGGCGCGCGCATCGCCTCGATTGCGTTGTTGATCGCCGCGGGATTGATCACGCGGACGAGCTTCGTACCCACGCGCGGCGACTGGCCGCTAATTCTCGGGGCGGGGACACTCGATATGAGCGCCAACGTTCTCTACGTCCTGGCGACCTTCCACAGCTATCTTGCGATCGCCGCCGTGCTCACCTCGCTGTATCCGGCGAGCACCGTGTTCCTCGCGCGCTTCGTGCTCGACGAACGCCTGTCAGGGACGCAAAAAACCGGCGTCGCGGTGGCGCTCGCCGGTGTCCTGCTGATCTCGATACGGTAAGCCGCACGACGCGGCCGAATCGTCCGCCGCACGATGCGGCTGAAGGTTCGGAGCACAGGATGTGCGACCGGCCGAAGGCCGGCCGAACCGTCCTATTTGCTGCGGATCTTCGAGAGTTGAACCGCGTGGGTGAAGCGCGCGATCTCTTCGCGCTGATAGCCGTCGATTTCGATGAAGGCGACGCCGTAGACTTCGCGCTCGCGCACCGGTTGGAACCGGGTGACCACGCGTCCGCGTAGCCGCATCTCTTCGAACGGGCGGCGCATGTCGGCGCGACCGCCGACGCGGCGCGGAACGCCTTGCGAGATATCGAGCACCGCGGTCTCCTCGGGGTACACGTCGAGCACGCTGGCCGGTAGGGTCAATCGCATGTCGAGCACGGTTCCGATTGCGATCAGCTCCGCACAGGTCAAACGGATCCCGGTTGCCGAGATGTCGCCGACCTTGCCTTCATTCCACTCATCGCCTTCGCGCCGGAAGTGAACCGGGAATGCGGTGAGCGCGCGATAGCTGCCGCGCCGTTCGCGATCGGTCGTCGGAATCGCATCGAGCGAGCGTTGAATCGAGCGCGTGGCGGCGGCGCGGCGATCGAGGTCGCCGACTGCGCGCGCGAGCGCGTCGACCTGCGGTTCGGCCATCGTTTCGAACGAGAGAAGATATTCGAAGCGCGCGCCCGAGGAGGCGTTGCGCCGTCCTTCCACGCGGCCGTTGACGGTGATCGGCGCATTGCCGGCAAGGCTGAGGTCGAACTCGACTTCCGTTCCGCGCTCCATCAGTACGAGCGAGCGAATCCGGGCGCCGTTCGCGTTGACTTCCATGAGCGTTCCATAAACCG comes from Candidatus Baltobacteraceae bacterium and encodes:
- a CDS encoding ribonuclease J, with product MNPDTLIVPAPPGEPYTRVVPLGGCGEIGRNMTVIETNDDLVVVDCGLMFPDEEMYGVDIVISDFTYVRERAHKLRAVLVTHGHEDHIGGLPYFIKEFPHVPIVGTALTIALIKAKSREHKFGEIEFVTVEPGARVRHGSIETEFIHINHSVSGACSLALRTPVGTIFHTGDFKFDQTPIDGRPADFARIARVGEEGVLCMLSDSTNAERPGHTLSERIVGEAFTAIFQRAKGRIVIASFASNVPRIQQAVDHAVRFDRKIAFLGRSMQNVVHFSSELGYLRIPPDTAIKIEDVDNFPPERIAVMTTGSQGEPMSGLARMSVRDHKRFRIVPGDTVVVSATPIPGNERSVYRTINNLSKLGATVIHGTDGRSHVSGHGSQEELLLMLNLVRPEFFIPVHGEYRMLMQHGKLAVQTGVEAGNVFVSEDGDVLEFTREYGDKIGKTYGGNVLVDGSGIGDVGEAVLRDRKALSNDGIVIVVVAIDAEEAHVIGEPDLISKGVFYLPESDGVLDQLRAELRSAIAEVSVDALRDVNTMKEHIRSTLTRAIHARTKRRPVVIPVVMEV
- a CDS encoding PilZ domain-containing protein, which codes for MSWIPKKPTTASAFVPSATAAAPAALTLAKPRLQGFSLEMPVVMSVRRLPAPVYGTLMEVNANGARIRSLVLMERGTEVEFDLSLAGNAPITVNGRVEGRRNASSGARFEYLLSFETMAEPQVDALARAVGDLDRRAAATRSIQRSLDAIPTTDRERRGSYRALTAFPVHFRREGDEWNEGKVGDISATGIRLTCAELIAIGTVLDMRLTLPASVLDVYPEETAVLDISQGVPRRVGGRADMRRPFEEMRLRGRVVTRFQPVREREVYGVAFIEIDGYQREEIARFTHAVQLSKIRSK
- a CDS encoding DMT family transporter — its product is MSLLAAFTYGAADFLGGLATRRTPMIAVVVISQAFGFVLLLAVLPFTPAHVVPSDYLFGVLAGIFGALGIALLYHALSVGKMGVVSPVTAVIAPILPLVVGIVRGEHLTPAQILGLLFALVAIVLISLSTENSGEREIVTAGVREAVVAGFAFGAFFILLSYTHPAAGLHNLVGARIASIALLIAAGLITRTSFVPTRGDWPLILGAGTLDMSANVLYVLATFHSYLAIAAVLTSLYPASTVFLARFVLDERLSGTQKTGVAVALAGVLLISIR
- a CDS encoding TolC family protein, yielding MLASLLAIAMTLPGAIAYALNHNPTVAQQYASVTAAQHALAQARANAFPTVNGELQNYAQKNSNYGGIYEIIGQQQQSVFSQNTAQIGTNYTLDTGGLSFLQLASARAQASQAEETLANTEDQVAANVTNAFYAVVQKQAIVSVDASDLNYQNVLVEAAKAKAQAGVAAGVDVLKAEVGQAKSASTLIGARADVADATEDLAQTIGAPLDQTFAFPQTIAQPNLPAQPVSTLENIALNERPDVRAADDAVLAAQDTRKGWNRELFPQIQIGAAFGNQFAPTLAGEVIGVTSTGALVTLPRGAPGFWTLSATSTFTLPLVDYGQRHAERVNDDAQITSAERALDQARTQVEIDVRQSYRSAQTALAQLSYARDESRLGTESARIAELQYQHGLIALADVIQTQQQSVTAQYDLVSARVNYVEAIVKLRVSLGTYTATSAVADL
- a CDS encoding efflux RND transporter periplasmic adaptor subunit, translating into MNRTRNTLIVVGAIAAIVALAVFAGRHGHDSALPVKLQKIAYSAFTITLPEEGVVMNPTTVTVPTLVAGNLGQIYVKAGSRVSAGELLATIENPTLDYNAASSQADYTNAVANVSTARIDEQNARVQYLAQVDTTKSALDEARRVYEADAALLAQKAIARSQVDADKAKLDQAQVAYDQAVQQLRLGAVSGYGIDSVQAAQANAEKSKIINAQNQQQVAFTRIVAPMNGIVQTVAAQSSNPLRTMQPGDVVTAGEGLFTIAAENRFVVKAQVDEQDIINVHLGQTAKISGQDFPGHVILGHVVRIDPAAQKSTDASSTSMQVLTTISLDRSPSFLKDGMNADIDILTTDIPHAIAVPTEAIQKTGKMSFVYLVNDGVATKRTISTGRVGNGMTQVLSGLAPGDVIVAAKVPALAAGARVTPMPSPSSSP
- a CDS encoding ABC transporter permease; this encodes MLTMLGMIIGSASIIAVFGVSKAATSGIAGTFTSFGTFPIVVQVDDSQDFPARAQFRYGDAAAIQAALGNQVHDVQPSWQRTWRVLYGTINGYYTVSTTGSYQDDSLRMSAGRKIDAEDVASAARVVAISQSVAGKFFPGGDAVGNELTMNGARYTVVGVYAPIASPWITSIAGSDFIVIPYSTFHRAVDEPADDLEIYPVKGANADSLRSQIVRVLQHIHGPQAQYVVTDSAAQIGIFENVLNIAGVALGAIGAVALLVAGIGIMNIMLVTVTERTREIGIRKAIGASRSDIMTQFLMESLVLALAGGISGMLLGIGVTALGAQALSRELGALVVPYVLVVSIALSFSGATGMIFGLYPAYRAATLDPIEALRS